In Serratia liquefaciens ATCC 27592, the genomic stretch GGTCTGGAAACAGAGCGATAGCCAGGAGCACAGTTTTGTCGTTAGGCATGCAGGCCAGGTGGTGGCCGCATTCGGGTTGAAATCTGTCAGCCAGTTGGGAAATGTGATTTTGCGGGAACGGGCGCTACCGGTAATGCGTTTGTGCCGCTGCTATGGCGTGCTGAATTTCTGGCGTATGTATCTGCAAATTGCGCTGCTGCAACATCAGCCTGCGTCCGATGAACTGTATCTTTCTTATCTGGCGGTGGATGAAAAACAGCGTGGCAGGGGCTTGGGGAAAAAATTACTGGAATGGATAACGCGCTACGCCGTGACCTACCGACCGAACCTATGGCTGCGTCTGCATGTAAGCCAGCAAAATGTCGGTGCTTTGCGGCTGTATCAGCAGTGCGGTTTCAGGCGCAAGGCCGTCAGGAAATATCTCTTGCTGTGGTTGCTGTTCCGCCAGCCCCATTGGTTGTTCTTGGAAAAACCTATCGGGGATAAGCGATGAAAAAAACAGCGGTTTGCTTGTTGGCCCTGATCCTGATGATGCTGGGGTGGATCATCTACGCCAACGATTATCAATTTGTCGCCGAACCTATTGCGTTGAATGCGGGCGGCAATCGGCTTACTGGCACGTTGGTATTGCCGAAAGAAACCGTGGATAAACCGGGCGTCATTGTGCTTATTCATGGTGACGGCCCGGCCAATGCAGACCGGGATGAAGGTTAC encodes the following:
- a CDS encoding GNAT family N-acetyltransferase, giving the protein MFEVEPYRESCRLQTAALIFSAFSDKFQRPCGLSERQQWRLFYRLWVWKQSDSQEHSFVVRHAGQVVAAFGLKSVSQLGNVILRERALPVMRLCRCYGVLNFWRMYLQIALLQHQPASDELYLSYLAVDEKQRGRGLGKKLLEWITRYAVTYRPNLWLRLHVSQQNVGALRLYQQCGFRRKAVRKYLLLWLLFRQPHWLFLEKPIGDKR